From a single Hymenobacter sp. YIM 151500-1 genomic region:
- a CDS encoding PAS domain-containing sensor histidine kinase: protein MIPASPAPAASPPYSFPDGLLPDLLEVSLTAVNLLRPVYGGANGGEIVDFHLDYLNPAAQRMAGLPEQPGTTALTRFPEMTASGVIDFYRRTFQSGATGLYEVNYQADGLDNYFRLAARRSGELLLVSFTDTSDQPRTAVEEALRESQAREKQARAEAEAERQRLHQVLMQLPAQVTTNRGPDHVFELINPRFEQLVAGRLLHGRSAREALPELEGQQFFELFDHVYQTGEPFYGREMPARVDYTSSGQLEVRYFDVFYQALRDAQGRIDGLLNFAYDVTEQVLARQQLEQLNQELEARVQERTRQLEAALRDAERQWAELSTIFEQAPVAIAILEGPDHVVRLANQGLLDLWNKTAPQVLNQPIFEAVPETRDSGFEELLARVLRTGEPLRLQEVSARLTRHGQRAPVYANVMYQPWRNPQGQVTGVIAVVADVTEQVHARRQAEALQAEVAAAAERRVQERETLYQVFEQTPAAICIQRGPAHRYEYANAAYRTLFANRPLVGLPLTEALPEVAAQGFATLLDQVYETGVTYFGTEVPLVFGAAADTPERTTYFSFTYQALRENGQTVGISTFAYDVTEQVRARQEREVQQRRLYALFEQAPAGICIHAGPNLVYEFINPSYQRLLPGRALLGRPLFEALPELVGTDVEALLRHAYATGETHQVQDLLIPVARAEGEGELEDRYFTFVYQARRDEHGQVNAIVNFVFEVTEQVRARRQVQDLNEELAAINEELTATNEELQEANRQLQRTNVDLDNFIYTASHDLKAPITNIEGLLLALQHELPAASRVGDVPQMLQLMQEAVERFKRTIAHLTDVSRLQKEYNPPLAQVALAAVIEEVRLDLTPLLLATQARLEVDVPADCRLIFSEKNLRSVVYNLLSNALKYRHPDRVPRVHIRCRAEAGYQVLQVQDNGLGLDLAHGQEQLFQLFQRLHTHVEGTGIGLYMVKRMVENAGGHITVQSQLGQGSTFAVYFPRQPSPVP from the coding sequence TTCGCCCCCGTATTCCTTCCCCGACGGCCTGCTGCCCGACCTGCTGGAGGTTTCGCTTACTGCGGTTAACCTGTTGCGGCCCGTCTACGGCGGAGCCAACGGCGGAGAGATTGTGGACTTTCACCTCGACTACCTGAACCCGGCCGCCCAGCGCATGGCCGGCCTGCCCGAGCAGCCCGGCACCACGGCCCTTACCCGCTTCCCCGAAATGACGGCCAGCGGCGTAATCGACTTCTACCGCCGCACCTTTCAGAGCGGCGCCACTGGCCTCTACGAGGTGAACTACCAGGCCGACGGCCTCGACAACTACTTCCGCCTGGCGGCCCGGCGCAGCGGGGAGCTGCTGCTGGTCAGCTTCACCGACACCAGCGACCAGCCCCGCACGGCCGTAGAAGAGGCCCTGCGCGAAAGCCAGGCCCGCGAAAAGCAAGCCCGCGCCGAGGCCGAAGCCGAGCGCCAGCGCCTGCACCAGGTGCTGATGCAGCTGCCCGCCCAGGTTACTACCAACCGCGGGCCCGACCACGTTTTTGAGCTAATCAATCCCCGTTTCGAGCAGCTGGTTGCCGGGCGCCTGCTGCACGGCCGCTCCGCGCGGGAAGCCCTGCCGGAGCTGGAGGGCCAGCAGTTCTTTGAGCTGTTCGACCACGTTTACCAAACCGGAGAGCCGTTTTACGGCCGTGAAATGCCGGCTCGGGTGGACTACACCTCCTCGGGGCAGCTGGAGGTGCGCTACTTCGACGTGTTTTACCAGGCCCTGCGCGACGCCCAGGGCCGCATCGACGGACTGCTCAACTTCGCCTACGACGTAACCGAGCAGGTGCTGGCCCGCCAGCAGCTTGAGCAGCTTAACCAGGAGCTGGAAGCCCGCGTGCAGGAGCGCACCCGGCAACTCGAAGCGGCCCTGCGCGACGCCGAGCGCCAATGGGCGGAGTTGAGCACCATCTTCGAGCAGGCACCAGTGGCCATTGCCATTCTAGAAGGCCCCGACCACGTCGTCCGGCTGGCCAACCAAGGCCTGCTGGACCTCTGGAACAAAACCGCCCCGCAGGTACTGAACCAGCCCATTTTTGAGGCCGTGCCCGAAACCAGGGACAGTGGCTTTGAAGAACTGCTGGCGCGTGTGTTGCGGACCGGTGAGCCGCTGCGGCTTCAGGAAGTATCGGCGCGCCTGACGCGCCACGGCCAGCGGGCACCCGTGTATGCCAACGTTATGTACCAGCCCTGGCGCAATCCCCAAGGCCAGGTGACGGGCGTAATTGCCGTGGTGGCCGACGTTACCGAGCAGGTGCACGCCCGCCGGCAGGCTGAGGCCCTGCAAGCCGAAGTGGCGGCCGCCGCCGAGCGCCGGGTGCAGGAGCGCGAGACGCTCTACCAGGTATTCGAGCAAACTCCGGCCGCCATCTGCATTCAGCGCGGGCCCGCGCACCGCTACGAATACGCCAACGCCGCCTACCGGACGCTGTTTGCCAACCGCCCGCTGGTGGGCCTCCCGCTGACCGAGGCCCTGCCCGAAGTGGCCGCGCAAGGCTTTGCAACCTTACTCGACCAGGTGTACGAAACCGGTGTAACGTATTTCGGCACGGAAGTGCCGCTGGTGTTCGGGGCTGCGGCGGACACGCCCGAGCGCACCACCTACTTTAGCTTCACCTACCAGGCCCTGCGGGAAAACGGCCAGACGGTGGGCATCTCCACCTTCGCCTACGACGTGACCGAGCAGGTACGGGCGCGGCAGGAGCGCGAGGTCCAGCAGCGCAGGCTCTACGCCCTGTTCGAGCAGGCCCCGGCCGGCATTTGCATCCACGCCGGCCCCAACCTGGTGTATGAGTTCATCAACCCCAGCTACCAGCGTCTGCTGCCCGGCCGCGCGCTGCTGGGCCGGCCCCTGTTCGAGGCCCTGCCCGAGCTGGTCGGCACGGACGTGGAAGCGCTGCTGCGCCACGCCTACGCGACGGGGGAAACCCACCAGGTGCAGGACTTGCTCATTCCCGTGGCCCGCGCCGAGGGCGAGGGCGAGCTGGAGGACCGCTACTTCACCTTCGTCTACCAGGCCCGGCGCGACGAGCACGGCCAGGTCAACGCCATTGTCAACTTTGTGTTTGAGGTAACCGAGCAGGTGCGCGCCCGCCGGCAGGTGCAGGACCTCAACGAAGAGCTTGCGGCCATCAACGAGGAGCTTACCGCTACCAATGAGGAGCTGCAGGAGGCGAACCGCCAGCTGCAGCGCACGAACGTGGACCTGGACAACTTCATCTACACGGCCTCGCACGATCTGAAGGCGCCCATCACCAACATCGAGGGCCTGCTGCTGGCCCTGCAGCACGAGCTGCCCGCCGCCAGCCGCGTGGGCGACGTGCCCCAGATGCTGCAGCTGATGCAGGAGGCGGTGGAGCGCTTCAAGCGCACCATTGCCCACCTCACTGACGTCTCGCGTTTGCAGAAAGAGTACAACCCGCCCCTGGCGCAGGTGGCGCTGGCCGCCGTCATCGAGGAAGTCCGCCTCGACCTGACGCCCCTGCTGCTCGCCACCCAGGCCCGTCTCGAGGTCGACGTGCCGGCCGACTGCCGGCTGATCTTCTCGGAGAAGAACCTGCGCTCGGTCGTGTACAACCTGCTCAGCAACGCCCTCAAGTACCGCCACCCCGACCGCGTGCCGCGGGTGCACATCCGCTGCCGCGCCGAGGCGGGCTACCAGGTGCTGCAGGTACAGGACAACGGCCTGGGCCTGGACCTGGCGCACGGGCAGGAGCAACTGTTTCAGCTGTTCCAGCGCCTGCACACTCACGTCGAGGGCACTGGCATCGGCCTTTACATGGTTAAGCGCATGGTTGAAAACGCCGGGGGCCACATCACGGTGCAGAGCCAGCTGGGCCAGGGCTCCACCTTTGCCGTGTACTTTCCCCGCCAGCCTTCCCCCGTCCCGTAG